Proteins encoded within one genomic window of Macaca thibetana thibetana isolate TM-01 chromosome 3, ASM2454274v1, whole genome shotgun sequence:
- the SON gene encoding protein SON isoform X4: MATNIEQIFRSFVVSKFREIQQELSSGRNEGQLNGETNTPIEGNQAGDAAASARSLPNEEIVQKIEEVLSGVLDTELRYKPDLKEASRKSRCVSVQTDPTDEIPTKKSKKHKKHKNKKKKKKKEKEKKYKRQPEESEAKTKSHHDGNIDLESDSFLKFDSEPSAMALELPTRAVGLSETNESPAVVLEPPVVSVEVPEPHILETLKPATKTAELSVASTSVISEQSEQSVAVTPEPSMTKILDSFAAAPVPTTTVVLKSSEPVVTMSVEYQMKSVLKSVESTSPEPSKIMLVEPPVAKVLEPSETLVVSSETPTEVYPEPSTSTTMDFPESSAIEALRLPEQPVDVPSEIADSSMTRPQELPELPKTTALELQESSVASAMELPGPPATSMPELQGPPVTPVPELPGPSATPVPELPGPLSTPVPELPGPPATAVPELPGPSVTPVPQLSQELPGLPAPSMGLEPPQEVPEPPVMAQELPGLPLVTAAVELPEQPAVTVAMELTEQPVTTTELEQPVGMTTVEHPGHPEVTTATGLLGQPEATMVLELPGQPVATTALELPGQPSVTGVPELPGLPSATRALELSGQPVATGALELPGPLMAAGALEFSGQSGAAGALELLGQPLATGVLELPGQPGAPELPGQPVATVALEISVQSVVTTSELSTMTVSQSLEVPSTTALESYNTVAQELPTTLVGETSVTVGVDPLMAPESHMLASNTMETHILASNTMDSQMLASNTMDSQMLASNTMDSQMLASSTMDSQMLATSTMDSQMLATSSMDSQMLATSTMDSQMLATSSMDSQMLATSSMDSQMLATSSMDSQMLATSSMDSQMLATSTMDSQMLATSTMDSQMLATSSMDSQMLASGTMDSQMLASGTMDAQMLASGTMDAQMLASSTQDSAMLGSKSPDPYRLAQDPYRLAQDPYRLGHDPYRLGHDAYRLGQDPYRLGHDPYRLTPDPYRMSPRPYRIAPRSYRIAPRPYRLAPRPLMLASRRSMMMSYAAERSMMSSYERSMMSYERSMMSPMAERSMMSAYERSMMSAYERSMMSPMAERSMMSAYERSMMSAYERSMMSPMADRSMMSMGADRSMMSSYSAADRSMMSSYSAADRSMMSSYTADRSMMSMAADSYTDSYTDTYTEAYMVPPLPPEEPPTMPPLPPEEPPMTPPLPPEEPPEGPALPTEQSALTAENTWPAEVPSLPSEESVSQPEPPVSQSEISEPSAVPTDYSLSASDPSVLVSEATVTVPEPPPEPESSITSTPVESAVVAEEHEVVPERPVTCMVSETPTVSAEPTVVASEPPVLSETAETFESMRASGYVASEVSTSLLEPAVTTPVLAESILEPPDMAVPESSAMAVLESSAVTVLESSTVTVLESSTVTVLEPSVVTVPEPPVVAEPDYITIPVPVVSVLEPSVPVLEPAVSVLQPSMIVSEPSVSVQESTVTVSEPAVTVSEQTQVIPTEVAIESTPMILESSIMSSHVMKGINLPSGDQNLAPEIGMPEIPLHSGEEPHAEVHLKSDSYESEHGINIDLNINNHLIAKEMEHNTVCAASTSPVGEIGEEKILPTSETKQCTVLDTYPGVSEADAGETLSSTGSLALEPDATGTSKGIEFITTSTLSSVNKYDIDVSLTTQDTEHDMVISTSPSGGSEADIEGPLPAKDIHLDLPSNNNLVSKDTEEPLPVKESDQTLAALLSPKESSGGEKEVPPPPKETLSDSGFSANIEDINEADLVRPLLPKDMERLTSLRAGIEGPLLASDVGRDKSAASPVVSSMPERASESSSEEKDDYEIFVKVKDTHEKSKKNKNRDKGEKEKKRDSSLRSRSKRSKSSEHKSRKRTSESRSRARKRSSKSKSHRSQTRSRSRSRRRRRSSRSRSKSRGRRSVSKEKRKRSPKHRSKSRERKRKRSSSRDNRKTVRARSRTPSRRSRSHTPSRRRRSRSVGRRRSFSISPSRRSRTPSRRSRTPSRRSRTPSRRSRTPSRRSRTPSRRSRTPSRRRRSRSVVRRRSFSISPVRLRRSRTPLRRRFSRSPIRRKRSRSSERGRSPKRLTDLDKAQLLEIAKANAAAMCAKAGVPLPPNLKPAPPPTIEEKVAKKSGGATIEELTEKCKQIAQSKEDDDVIVNKPHVSDEEEEEPPFYHHPFKLSEPKPIFFNLNIAAAKPTPPKSQVTLTKEFPVSSGSQHRKKEADSVYGEWVPVEKNGEENKDDDNVFSSNLPSEPVDISTAMSERALAQKRLSENAFDLEAMSMLNRAQERIDAWAQLNSIPGQFTGSTGVQVLTQEQLANTGAQAWIKKECSLEKRDG; this comes from the exons ATGGCGACCAACATCGAGCAGATTTTTAGGTCTTTCGTGGTCAGCAAATTCCGGGAAATTCAACAGGAGCTTTCCAG TGGAAGGAATGAAGGCCAGCTGAATGGTGAAACAAATACACCCATTGAAGGAAACCAGGCGGGTGATGCAGCTGCCTCTGCCAGGAGTCTACCAAATGAAGAAATAGTGCAGAAGATAGAGGAAGTACTTTCTGGGGTCTTAGATACAGAACTACGATATAAGCCAG ACTTGAAAGAGGCCTCCAGAAAAAGTAGATGTGTATCTGTACAAACAGATCCTACTGATGAAATTCCCactaaaaagtcaaagaagcataaaaagcataaaaacaaaaagaagaaaaagaagaaagaaaaggaaaaaaaatataaaagacagcCAGAAGAATCTGAGGCAAAGACGAAATCTCATCATGATGGGAACATAGATTTAGAATCTGATTCCTTTTTAAAGTTTGATTCTGAACCTTCAGCTATGGCGCTGGAGCTTCCTACAAGAGCAGTTGGCCTGTCTGAGACCAATGAATCCCCTGCAGTTGTGCTAGAACCTCCTGTAGTATCAGTGGAGGTACCAGAGCCACACATCTTAGAAACTCTGAAGCCAGCTACAAAAACTGCAGAACTGTCAGTTGCATCTACATCAGTAATCTCAGAGCAGTCAGAGCAGTCTGTGGCAGTAACGCCGGAACCATCCATGACAAAGATTCTGGATTCCTTTGCAGCAGCACCAGTGCCTACTACAACAGTGGTGTTGAAGTCATCTGAGCCAGTCGTAACAATGTCAGTGGAGTATCAGATGAAGTCTGTGCTGAAATCTGTGGAGAGCACATCTCCAGAGCCATCCAAGATCATGTTGGTAGAGCCCCCAGTAGCAAAAGTGTTAGAGCCTTCAGAAACCCTTGTGGTATCATCAGAGACACCTACTGAGGTGTACCCTGAGCCAAGCACATCAACAACAATGGATTTTCCAGAGTCATCTGCAATTGAAGCGCTAAGATTGCCAGAGCAGCCTGTAGACGTACCATCGGAGATTGCAGATTCATCCATGACAAGACCGCAGGAGTTGCCGGAGCTGCCTAAGACCACAGCGTTGGAGCTGCAGGAGTCGTCGGTGGCCTCAGCGATGGAGTTGCCGGGGCCACCTGCGACCTCCATGCCGGAGTTGCAGGGGCCCCCTGTGACTCCAGTGCCGGAGTTACCTGGGCCCTCTGCTACCCCGGTGCCAGAGTTGCCAGGGCCCCTTTCTACCCCAGTGCCTGAGTTGCCAGGGCCCCCTGCGACAGCAGTGCCTGAGTTGCCAGGGCCCTCTGTGACACCAGTGCCACAGTTGTCGCAGGAATTGCCAGGGCTTCCAGCACCATCCATGGGGTTGGAGCCACCACAGGAGGTACCAGAGCCACCTGTGATGGCACAGGAGTTGCCAGGGCTGCCTTTGGTGACAGCAGCAGTAGAGTTGCCAGAGCAGCCTGCGGTAACAGTAGCAATGGAGTTGACCGAACAACCTGTGACGACGACAGAGTTGGAGCAGCCTGTGGGGATGACAACGGTGGAACATCCTGGGCATCCTGAGGTGACAACGGCAACCGGGTTGCTGGGGCAGCCTGAGGCAACGATGGTGCTGGAGTTGCCAGGACAGCCAGTGGCAACAACAGCGCTGGAGTTGCCGGGGCAGCCTTCGGTGACTGGGGTGCCAGAGTTGCCAGGGCTGCCTTCGGCAACTAGGGCACTGGAGTTGTCGGGGCAGCCTGTGGCAACTGGGGCACTAGAGTTGCCTGGGCCGCTCATGGCAGCTGGGGCACTGGAGTTCTCGGGGCAGTCTGGGGCAGCTGGAGCACTGGAGCTTTTGGGGCAGCCTCTGGCAACAGGGGTGCTGGAGTTGCCAGGGCAGCCTGGGGCGCCAGAGTTGCCTGGGCAGCCTGTGGCAACTGTGGCGCTGGAGATCTCTGTTCAGTCTGTGGTGACAACATCGGAGCTGTCAACGATGACCGTGTCGCAGTCCCTGGAGGTGCCCTCGACGACAGCGCTGGAATCCTATAATACGGTAGCACAGGAGCTGCCTACTACATTAGTGGGGGAGACTTCTGTAACAGTAGGAGTGGATCCCTTGATGGCCCCAGAATCCCATATGTTAGCTTCTAACACCATGGAGACCCATATATTAGCATCCAACACCATGGACTCCCAAATGCTAGCGTCCAACACCATGGACTCCCAGATGCTAGCATCCAACACCATGGACTCCCAGATGTTAGCGTCTAGCACCATGGACTCCCAGATGTTAGCAACTAGTACCATGGACTCCCAAATGTTAGCAACTAGCTCCATGGACTCCCAGATGTTAGCAACTAGCACTATGGACTCCCAGATGTTAGCAACCAGTTCCATGGACTCCCAGATGTTAGCAACCAGCTCCATGGACTCCCAGATGTTAGCAACCAGCTCCATGGACTCCCAGATGTTAGCAACCAGCTCCATGGACTCCCAGATGTTAGCAACCAGCACCATGGATTCTCAGATGTTAGCAACCAGCACCATGGACTCCCAGATGTTAGCAACTAGCTCAATGGATTCCCAGATGTTAGCATCTGGCACTATGGACTCTCAAATGTTAGCTTCTGGCACCATGGATGCTCAGATGTTAGCGTCTGGTACCATGGATGCCCAGATGTTAGCATCTAGTACCCAAGATTCTGCTATGTTGGGTTCAAAATCTCCTGATCCCTATAGGTTAGCTCAGGATCCTTACAGGTTAGCTCAGGATCCCTATAGGTTGGGCCATGACCCCTATAGATTAGGTCATGATGCTTACAGGTTAGGACAGGACCCTTATAGATTAGGCCATGATCCCTACAGACTAACTCCTGATCCCTATAGGATGTCACCTAGACCCTATAGGATAGCACCCAGGTCCTATAGAATAGCACCCAGGCCATATAGGTTAGCACCTAGACCCCTGATGTTAGCATCTAGACGTTCTATGATGATGTCCTATGCTGCAGAACGTTCCATGATGTCATCTTACGAACGTTCTATGATGTCTTATGAGCGGTCTATGATGTCCCCTATGGCTGAGCGCTCTATGATGTCAGCCTACGAGCGCTCTATGATGTCAGCCTATGAGCGCTCTATGATGTCCCCTATGGCCGAGCGCTCTATGATGTCAGCTTATGAACGCTCTATGATGTCAGCTTATGAACGCTCCATGATGTCCCCAATGGCTGATCGATCTATGATGTCCATGGGTGCCGACCGGTCTATGATGTCGTCATACTCTGCTGCTGACCGGTCTATGATGTCATCGTACTCTGCAGCTGACCGATCTATGATGTCATCTTATACTGCTGATCGTTCAATGATGTCTATGGCTGCTGATTCTTACACCGATTCTTACACTGACACATATACAGAGGCATATATGGTGCCACCTTTGCCTCCTGAAGAGCCCCCAACAATGCCACCGTTGCCACCTGAGGAGCCACCAATGACACCACCGTTGCCTCCTGAGGAACCACCAGAGGGTCCAGCATTGCCCACTGAGCAGTCAGCATTAACAGCTGAAAATACGTGGCCTGCAGAGGTGCCATCATTACCTTCTGAAGAGTCTGTATCGCAGCCTGAGCCTCCTGTGAGTCAAAGTGAGATTTCAGAGCCTTCAGCAGTGCCTACTGATTATTCATTGTCAGCATCAGATCCCTCAGTTTTAGTATCAGAGGCTACTGTGACTGTTCCAGAACCACCGCCAGAGCCAGAATCTTCAATTACATCAACACCTGTAGAGTCTGCGGTAGTAGCAGAAGAACATGAAGTTGTTCCAGAGAGACCAGTGACTTGTATGGTGTCTGAAACTCCCACAGTGTCAGCTGAACCAACTGTGGTAGCATCAGAGCCTCCTGTTTTGTCAGAGACAGCAGAAACATTTGAATCCATGAGAGCCTCAGGATATGTTGCCTCAGAGGTATCTACATCCTTGTTGGAGCCAGCAGTAACTACTCCAGTGCTGGCAGAGAGCATTCTGGAGCCTCCAGACATGGCTGTCCCAGAGTCTTCGGCTATGGCTGTCCTGGAGTCTTCGGCTGTGACCGTCCTGGAGTCTTCAACTGTGACCGTCCTGGAGTCTTCGACTGTGACTGTCCTGGAGCCTTCGGTTGTGACTGTCCCGGAGCCTCCTGTTGTGGCTGAGCCAGACTATATTACCATTCCTGTGCCAGTTGTTTCTGTGCTGGAGCCTTCTGTGCCTGTCTTGGAACCAGCGGTGTCAGTCCTTCAACCTTCTATGATTGTTTCAGAACCATCTGTTTCTGTCCAGGAGTCTACTGTGacagtttcagagcctgctgtcACTGTCTCAGAGCAGACTCAAGTAATACCAACTGAGGTGGCTATAGAGTCCACACCAATGATACTGGAATCTAGTATCATGTCATCACATGTTATGAAAGGAATTAATCTACCCTCTGGTGATCAAAATCTTGCTCCAGAGATTGGCATGCCGGAGATTCCTTTGCATTCAGGTGAAGAGCCACATGCTGAGGTACACCTGAAAAGTGACTCTTATGAAAGTGAACATGGTATAAATATAGACCTTAATATAAATAATCATTTAATTGCTAAAGAAATGGAACATAATACAGTGTGTGCTGCTAGTACTAGTCCTGTTGGGGAAATTGGTGAAGAGAAAATTTTGCCCACCAGTGAGACTAAACAGTGCACAGTATTGGATACCTACCCTGGTGTTAGtgaagctgatgcaggagaaacTCTATCTTCTACTGGTTCTCTTGCTCTGGAACCTGATGCAACAGGAACTAGTAAGGGTATTGAATTTATCACAACATCTACTCTCAGTTCAGTTAATAAATATGATATTGATGTATCTTTAACTACTCAAGATACTGAACATGACATGGTAATTTCCACCAGTCCTAGTGGTGGTAGTGAAGCTGACATTGAAGGGCCTTTGCCTGCTAAAGATATTCATCTTGATTTACCATCTAATAATAACCTTGTTAGTAAGGATACAGAAGAACCATTACCTGTAAAAGAGAGTGACCAGACATTAGCAGCTCTGCTCAGCCCTAAAGAAAGtagtggaggagaaaaagaagtacCTCCCCCTCCTAAAGAGACACTGTCTGATTCAGGATTTTCTGCCAATATTGAGGATATTAATGAAGCAGATTTAGTGAGACCATTACTTCCTAAGGACATGGAACGTCTTACAAGCCTTAGAGCTGGCATTGAAGGACCTTTACTTGCAAGTGATGTTGGACGTGACAAATCTGCTGCCAGCCCGGTTGTAAGTAGTATGCCAGAAAGAGCTTCAGAGTCGTCTTCAGAGGAAAAAGATGATTATGAAATTTTTGTAAAAGTTAAGGACACTcatgaaaaaagcaagaaaaataagaaccGTGATAAgggtgagaaagagaagaaaagagactcTTCATTAAGATCTCGAAGTAAGCGTTCCAAGTCTTCTGAACACAAATCACGCAAGCGTACCAGTGAATCTCGTTCTCGGGCAAGGAAGAGATCATCTAAGTCCAAGTCTCATCGCTCTCAAACACGTTCACGGTCACGTTCAAGAcgcaggaggaggagcagcagatCAAGATCAAAGTCTAGAGGAAGACGATCTGTATCAAAAGAGAAGCGCAAAAGATCTCCAAAGCACAGATCCAAGtctagggaaaggaaaagaaaaagatcaagcTCCAGGGATAACCGAAAGACAGTTAGAGCTCGAAGTCGAACCCCAAGTCGCCGGAGTCGGAGTCATACTCCAAGTCGTCGACGAAGGTCTAGATCTGTGGGTAGGAGAAGGAGCTTTAGCATTTCCCCAAGCCGCCGGAGCCGCACCCCAAGCCGCCGCAGCCGTACCCCCAGCCGCCGGAGCCGCACCCCCAGCCGTCGAAGCCGTACCCCCAGCCGCCGGAGCCGCACCCCCAGTCGTCGGAGCCGCACCCCAAGCCGCCGGAGAAGATCGAGGTCTGTGGTAAGACGACGAAGCTTCAGTATCTCACCAGTCAGATTAAGGCGATCAAGGACACCCTTGAGAAGAAGGTTTAGCAGATCTCCCATCCGTCGTAAAAGATCCAGGTCTTCTGAACGAGGCAGATCACCCAAACGTCTGACAGATTTGG aTAAGGCTCAATTACTTGAAATAGCCAAAGCTAATGCAGCTGCCATGTGTGCTAAGGCTGGTGTCCCTTTACCGCCAAACCTAAAGCCTGCACCTCCACCTACTATAGAAGAGAAAGTTGCTAAAAAGTCAGGAGGAGCTACTATAGAAGAACTAACTGAG aaatgtaaacagaTCGCACAGAGTAAAGAAGATGATGATGTAATAGTGAATAAACCTCATGTTTcggatgaagaggaagaagaacctCCTTTTTATCATCATCCCTTTAAACTCAGTGAACCCAAACCTATTTTTTTCAATCTGAAT attgcTGCAGCAAAACCAACTCCACCAAAAAGCCAGGTAACATTAACAAAAGAATTCCCTGTATCATCTGGATCTCAACATCGGAAAAAAGAAGCGGATAGTGTTTATGGAGAATGGGTTCCTGTAGAGAAAAAtggtgaagaaaacaaagatgatgATAATGTTTTCAGCAGCAATTTGCCCTCAGAG CCTGTGGACATCTCTACAGCAATGAGTGAACGAGCACTTGCTCAGAAAAGACTCAGTGAGAATGCATTTGACCTTGAAGCCATGAGCATGTTAAATAGAGCTCAGGAAAGG ATTGATGCCTGGGCTCAGCTGAACTCTATTCCTGGCCAGTTCACAGGAAGTACAGGAGTACAGGTTTTGACACAAGAACAGTTGGCCAATACTGGTGCCCAAGCCTGGATTAAAAAG GAGTGTTCCCTGGAAAAGAGGGACGGATGA